The stretch of DNA TTACCCATTCTATCTCCAGCAACTACTCCTCTTATTGTCTTTCCTCTAACAGATAATCTCCCATGGAATGGACAATTCCTATCATCACATGCTTTTGTAGGAGCGGTTACATTAATTCCGATGTTCTTTACTACCATTTTCTCATCTTGACCTTTAATCTATTTTCCGGCCTGCCTATCAATTTTGAACCATGTAAATTAACAATAGTTCCTTCAGGCAGTTTAAACTGAAATATAGCAATATCTTTTGGAATTTTCCTCTTTGCATTGCTGTTGGCTATGATAAGAGTATTCTTTGTTTCATCTATTACTTTACCTTTAATACCTACTATCTTTTCGTTCTTACTATTTACGATTTTTACATCAAGACCAATGAGTTCGTGCCTTAGAATGTTTTCAGGAGCGATTGGCATCATCTACTAAGAACCTACTCTGGTTTTTTTCTGAGAATTCTCCAATGTCAATATTCTTGCAATTGTTTTTCTGAGTTCTTTGATTCTAGCTGGATTTTCGATAGTACCACCAGAAGATACCATGGTCTTGAAGCGAAGCAACTCAGTCCTAAGTTCGTTTAGCTTTTTTGTCCTTTCCTCGGAAAGCATTTGTTCTATTTCACTTTTTCTCATTATTGGCAATTTCTTTTTCCTCTATTTCTTCACTTTTAGATGTTGCTTCTGTAAATTTCATTGTCGGTCTATCAGGAAATTCAGCCTCAGGTGGTAATATTGTAACTCTTACACCTAATAATCCTGATTTTAATTGAATCGAAACTACTTCACTTCTCAGATATTTTTGAATGGCGTCACCGACTTTTGGCAAATAACCTTCTTTAAATTTTTCACTTCGAGATCTCATAGTAGTTAATTTTCC from Candidatus Bathyarchaeota archaeon encodes:
- a CDS encoding ribonuclease P protein component 1 yields the protein MMPIAPENILRHELIGLDVKIVNSKNEKIVGIKGKVIDETKNTLIIANSNAKRKIPKDIAIFQFKLPEGTIVNLHGSKLIGRPENRLKVKMRKW
- the rpmC gene encoding 50S ribosomal protein L29, with translation MRKSEIEQMLSEERTKKLNELRTELLRFKTMVSSGGTIENPARIKELRKTIARILTLENSQKKTRVGS